A genome region from Thermovirga sp. includes the following:
- a CDS encoding TlyA family RNA methyltransferase, with protein sequence MKSSRKDERLDQEMVRRGIVESRNRAQSLLLAGMVRVNGEKVLKPGTKVSPDSLIEIDGKLKWVSRGAHKLLKALDVFHIDPKGKSCLDIGASSGGFTDVLLDRGAKRVYCVDVGYGQLAWRLRKDDRVVVMERTNARYLKPGDLEDVPELATMDVSFISVTKILPAVERLLSPKGDCIVLIKPQFEAGKGAAGKKGVIRDRAIHRDVLLSLKNDIFGMEEMVLMGADFSPILGPSGNIEFLFHLRKEGIPLTSLDNFYLEDLVEKAHRELVEGRDKKVSGGGNL encoded by the coding sequence ATGAAATCTTCAAGAAAAGATGAAAGGCTGGACCAGGAGATGGTCAGGAGGGGAATCGTGGAGAGCAGGAACCGGGCCCAGTCCCTTCTATTGGCAGGGATGGTCAGGGTGAACGGGGAGAAGGTCCTCAAGCCCGGTACAAAAGTATCCCCCGACTCCCTCATCGAAATAGACGGAAAATTAAAGTGGGTCAGCCGGGGGGCTCACAAGCTCCTAAAGGCCCTGGACGTCTTTCACATAGACCCCAAGGGGAAATCATGCCTGGATATCGGGGCCTCATCAGGGGGGTTCACCGATGTGCTCCTGGATCGCGGGGCGAAAAGGGTGTATTGCGTCGATGTCGGCTACGGACAGCTGGCATGGCGTCTGCGAAAGGACGATAGGGTGGTCGTCATGGAAAGGACCAACGCCAGGTACCTCAAACCCGGCGACCTGGAAGACGTTCCCGAGTTAGCTACCATGGACGTCTCTTTCATCTCCGTCACCAAGATCTTGCCGGCCGTGGAAAGATTGCTGTCGCCGAAAGGCGATTGCATCGTACTGATCAAGCCCCAGTTCGAGGCCGGCAAAGGCGCGGCGGGCAAGAAGGGAGTCATAAGGGATAGAGCGATTCACAGGGACGTCCTGCTATCCTTAAAGAATGACATCTTCGGCATGGAAGAGATGGTCTTGATGGGCGCCGACTTTTCTCCCATACTAGGACCCAGCGGAAATATTGAGTTCCTGTTCCACCTCAGGAAAGAGGGGATCCCCCTGACCAGCCTCGACAACTTCTACCTCGAGGACCTGGTGGAAAAGGCGCACCGCGAACTTGTAGAAGGCAGGGATAAAAAGGTTTCAGGAGGAGGAAATTTATAA
- a CDS encoding 1-deoxy-D-xylulose-5-phosphate synthase, translated as MLKSLVDYRDLKDLDYPELDHLAQEIREMIIKTVETNGGHLASSLGAVELNIALLRAFDPSKDRIIFDVGHQAYAYKILTGRKERFETLRKWKGISGFPDPKESPFDHFNGGHSSKSLSAALGQAKARDLLDQNHHVVAVIGDGSLINGLALEALNHVHELDTPVIFILNDNQMSISKRVGGMASHLAALSVNPMYRQFKRFLKYFCHKVPEGKKLEFLLDRFKQTIKRFLLPPNIFEDLGISYWGPFDGHDIQEMEKIFTMAKGYGYPLLVHLLSTKGKGFKPAEEDSEKYHGVSPGLSNRIPVRASHESWSEASAACIEELADSDPRVVLLTAAMKEGSKLSRFSEKYPDRFFDVGIAEGHLLTFAAGMAMAGLLPVVSIYSTFLQRAMDQLVHDICMQNLPVILAIDRAGLVGEDGETHHGVLDLPWTRAVPNLGVMAPRDRVDLKWIYGEALKVGSPLAIRVSRGAAPASIGRDERSPRQEWGRAERILEGTGWCLFSYGAMVPLAVSVYEEARKRGMEPPSVYDLRFLKPLDIDTITEALGSHPFAIVLEDANIEGGIGEKISSLANREGINSSVSRLGIPDRFIPHGTVRELWDHCGLVPEEVLKVHEIFKKR; from the coding sequence TTGTTGAAATCACTGGTGGACTACAGGGACTTGAAGGACCTCGACTACCCCGAACTGGATCACCTGGCGCAAGAAATCAGGGAGATGATCATAAAAACGGTCGAGACCAACGGCGGACATCTCGCGTCCTCGCTGGGGGCCGTCGAGCTCAATATCGCTCTTCTCAGGGCCTTCGATCCCTCGAAGGACAGGATTATATTCGACGTTGGGCACCAGGCCTACGCTTACAAGATTCTCACCGGCAGGAAGGAGCGGTTTGAAACGCTCCGCAAGTGGAAGGGAATATCGGGTTTTCCCGACCCGAAGGAAAGCCCCTTCGACCACTTCAATGGGGGACACAGCAGTAAATCACTTTCCGCCGCGCTGGGACAGGCGAAGGCGAGGGACCTCCTGGACCAGAACCACCACGTGGTGGCGGTAATCGGTGACGGTTCCCTTATCAACGGACTCGCCCTCGAGGCCCTCAACCACGTCCATGAACTCGACACGCCCGTCATTTTCATCCTGAACGACAACCAGATGTCCATTAGCAAAAGGGTTGGGGGGATGGCAAGCCACCTCGCTGCTTTAAGCGTGAACCCCATGTACAGGCAGTTCAAAAGGTTCCTCAAGTACTTCTGCCACAAGGTCCCCGAGGGGAAAAAACTTGAATTCCTGCTTGATAGGTTCAAGCAGACCATCAAGCGATTCCTACTTCCGCCCAACATTTTCGAGGACCTGGGCATAAGCTACTGGGGACCCTTTGACGGCCACGATATCCAGGAAATGGAAAAGATCTTTACCATGGCAAAAGGTTATGGATACCCGCTCCTGGTGCACCTTTTATCCACGAAAGGAAAGGGTTTCAAACCCGCCGAGGAGGACTCGGAAAAATATCACGGTGTATCACCGGGTCTTTCAAACCGGATTCCGGTCCGGGCTTCCCATGAAAGCTGGAGCGAAGCCTCGGCTGCGTGCATCGAGGAGCTGGCCGACTCGGACCCGAGGGTGGTCCTCCTCACAGCGGCCATGAAGGAAGGCAGCAAGCTGAGCCGCTTCTCCGAAAAATACCCGGATCGTTTTTTCGATGTGGGGATCGCCGAGGGCCACCTGCTGACCTTCGCCGCGGGAATGGCCATGGCAGGGCTTTTGCCCGTGGTCTCCATATACTCCACCTTCCTGCAGAGGGCCATGGATCAACTGGTCCATGACATCTGCATGCAGAACCTCCCCGTCATCCTGGCCATAGACCGCGCGGGGCTGGTCGGCGAAGATGGCGAGACTCACCACGGAGTCCTGGATCTTCCCTGGACGAGAGCGGTCCCAAACCTGGGCGTAATGGCCCCTCGGGACAGGGTGGACCTGAAATGGATCTACGGGGAGGCCTTGAAGGTCGGTTCTCCCCTGGCGATCAGGGTATCGAGGGGTGCCGCACCGGCATCTATAGGCCGCGATGAACGCTCCCCTCGGCAGGAATGGGGCCGTGCTGAAAGGATCCTCGAAGGAACCGGGTGGTGCCTTTTTTCCTATGGCGCGATGGTTCCGCTCGCTGTCTCGGTCTACGAGGAAGCCCGGAAAAGGGGCATGGAGCCGCCTTCCGTCTATGATCTGCGCTTTTTGAAACCCCTGGATATTGACACCATAACGGAGGCTCTTGGTTCACACCCCTTTGCCATTGTGCTGGAAGACGCAAATATCGAAGGTGGCATCGGGGAGAAAATCTCTTCCCTGGCGAACCGGGAGGGGATAAACTCCAGCGTATCACGCCTGGGGATCCCCGACCGCTTCATTCCCCATGGGACGGTCCGCGAACTGTGGGATCATTGCGGCCTTGTCCCTGAAGAGGTGCTAAAAGTTCATGAAATCTTCAAGAAAAGATGA
- a CDS encoding polyprenyl synthetase family protein: MPIKPPSEIENLDDKITEGRLFIEKALVDLCEEKPDGIPRRLWDSMTYSLMAGGKRIRPLLCILAGEACGASRVDLLPMALACEMVHTASLIHDDLPEMDNAALRRGKPSNHAVFGEPLALLAGDALFVWAFEYARGGLLAGGAFLHLFILEALGVLLDATGPFGICGGQVLDTDPLSASPEQDHPWIVARSKTAVLLSACLQTGVILGGASQHERSLFAGFGNHLGMAFQIVDDIIDVTGDALKTGKTPGKDDDQGKVTFVSVFGLEEARRLARLEIAKAQKALSAIDRDVAALGRFIEILAERDR; this comes from the coding sequence AGAAAAAGCCCTTGTCGACCTTTGTGAAGAGAAGCCCGACGGCATTCCCCGCAGGTTGTGGGATTCTATGACCTACTCGCTTATGGCGGGAGGGAAAAGAATCAGGCCCCTGCTTTGCATCCTGGCCGGAGAAGCCTGCGGAGCCTCCCGGGTGGATCTTCTCCCGATGGCGTTGGCTTGCGAAATGGTCCATACCGCCTCCCTCATCCACGACGATCTCCCCGAGATGGACAATGCCGCCCTGAGGAGGGGGAAACCATCAAATCACGCGGTTTTCGGCGAACCCCTGGCGCTATTGGCAGGGGATGCTCTCTTCGTCTGGGCCTTTGAATACGCCCGTGGAGGGCTCCTGGCAGGAGGAGCCTTCCTTCACCTTTTCATCCTGGAAGCGTTGGGCGTGCTTCTCGATGCCACGGGGCCCTTCGGAATATGCGGCGGCCAGGTCCTCGATACGGATCCATTGAGCGCCAGTCCAGAGCAGGACCACCCCTGGATCGTCGCGAGGTCCAAGACGGCCGTCCTTCTGAGCGCCTGCCTCCAGACAGGGGTGATCCTCGGTGGTGCCAGCCAGCACGAGAGGTCTCTCTTCGCCGGTTTTGGGAACCACCTGGGTATGGCTTTCCAAATAGTGGACGACATTATCGATGTCACGGGCGATGCCTTGAAGACCGGGAAAACACCCGGAAAGGACGACGACCAGGGGAAGGTCACCTTTGTGAGCGTTTTCGGCCTCGAAGAGGCAAGAAGGCTGGCCAGGCTGGAAATAGCCAAGGCTCAAAAAGCCCTTTCAGCTATCGATAGAGACGTGGCCGCTTTGGGAAGATTTATCGAGATCCTTGCGGAAAGAGACCGCTAG